tttcaaatttattattcaaaattttcatctctTAATGATTCTggagattatcataataatcaaaactcattaccaaattacaatgttatcttaatcaaaattaaaattaaaccaaaggaataaaatataaattttataataatttattactcaaacaattggtagacatattcaaattcatagcCATGTAGATtgaattttgatataaattcaaattccgatttccaaaaaaataaaaataaaactaaatattaatccaaaccaaaatttaaccaaaactataaaagagagatagaagacaaaaaaaaaaaaaaaaaccaagtattaacccaaaaaaGCTATAAAAAGAGAGATAGAAGACTTTGCGataggaaatttaaaaaaaaaaaaaattacaatatgaaaacacatactaaaaaaaaccatcaaccaagaaagaaaaaaaaaaaatccaccaagagagagagagagtaatcaGTTTTTGTGTGGGAAAATATGGATTAAATTGGAGAAATtgtatcaaatttatacaaaataaaatgggtggaagaaaagtcaaaatataagaaagagaaaaggatgAGAGAAGTGCAATGGAAAAGTAATGAGTAGTgggaaaaaagagaggcaaACATGGAGGAAAAAGGTTAGAAAAAGTATAACAGTAGGTGTGAGCTAATAGGAaaataaagagttttattttttattttttaaaaaattttaagaataggaagaaaaaaaatttaaaagagaaaagaagatgtAGAAAATAAATAGATGATGTGGCCACTAATGTGGCTTAATAGAAGCATAGCAACAACAAATACTATGCTTGAagttttagatatatatatatatatatatatatgtatgtatgtatatgtatgtatatataaaagaaaaaaaaaaagaaaaaaaaagaagtgtttgTCTAGATATTTGGTCAAATTTTCTGACTAGTACAAAGTACTAAGATAGCTAGGCCTTTATTAAGAATGGCAAAATAGCCTTTGTCAAGCCATTTGGTCAGGTTTCTTGATTAGTGCAAGGTGCTTAGATGGCTAGACCTGTATATGATTTGTCATTTAGTTGGATTTCCTACAAGCAGTTAGAATGTTGGACCTGTGAATGATTAGTAATTTTGTGGATATATAATTTATGATTAAGTTTTGGGAAGAGCAATCGGGAGTTTCCTTATTGTAAGTGTTGTCAAATGTGAGGATATTTGGtcaaattttagatatatatataaatgaaaaaaaaaagtgtttttttttaggggaaaaaaaaagtgtttgtcCAGATATTTGGTCAGATTTCCTGCGAGTTAAGGTTcaactatgttattttaatcACTTATTCTTCtcattattatttaatgtaGGATTTCACTCACACATATATACCCAACATTCTTGGATTCAAAAATGATATTCCACCAATTTGAGCATGCTTGGGTCTCATGAAGTTTCTTATATTGCATAAATATGAACTTTTATTGGGAAGGCCAATTCCACGAGAAGTGAGAGAAATGGTGAGCCttgatttgttaataaaatatatggcCATGAGATAAATtcgtattttagtcattttggaGTGTTTTAGAAAAAGATAACTATTTTGTGTAATCATAACTTTTAAGACCCAATTTATTATATAGGATAAATCTTATGTCCATACAAGGCATGACTTAATCAAGAATcggatataaaataaaaaaatatttcaataatataaatataaattattaaaataaatagtaaaactaaaagatCAAAAATTACTTCAAGTTACGTGACAAATGCACATTGTATACATCCAAGTTTTTATAAAACCAAAGATTATactaaattgtaaaataatttaaaatttaaaataaaataaaagccttTAAAATATCTTTAGACTTTTGATTATTGAGCTTAATCAGAGTAagattcatttaaaaaaaaaaaaacagtaatagAGTTTTACTTGAAGTAAACTATTGCTAATAATTGTAATGTACTTCTAATGATTCACATAGTAAAATTATGTTGTACAACTTGTAATACTTTCATTTTGCCTCATAATTTCACATGTAaggattttgtgtttgtgtataaATAGGTTTTAGTCAAGACTTATGTGAATTCCTGTTGCTTTTAATAAATAGACTTAAATTTACAGATCTTGCCTGTGGACGATTGGAATGCAATTTCATTTGATTTGATGCAAGGTTTGTCAAATTTGGAagaattaaaagttaaaaattatgGAGGAATCCATGAGGTGATTAAGCTTGAAGGGCTTCTTACTATAAAAGGAGAACAGGATCTGTTACTTCCAAGATTGAAGAACATGTTGTTGATTGGTCTACATGAACTGAGGTGCATATGGAAAGGCGCAACTAAACTTATTAATCTTAACAATCTTGAAGATTTAGAAGTCATCGGGTGCAAAAAATTGACGCATCTCTTCACACCGGCCCTCGCTCAAAGCTTACAAAAGTTGAAATCTCTTAAAATTGAAAGGTGTGACGAATTGGAGCATCTAATTGTTGAAAATGTAGAAGAACAGGTCTCATCAGAGAGTCATCTCCAACTTTTATGCTTCCCTAAACTGAAAAGAGTCCATGTCAGATACTGCAATAAATTGAAATATCTCTTCCCCATGACCGTCGCTGATAGTCTTTTAGAACTAAAGATTCTCATAGTAAAAGAAAACTCTCAATTAATGGAAGTATTCACACATGAAGGAGACGCTGGAGTTCCGAAATATGTAACGCTCCCTCAACTAGAATTTATGGGACTCAAAGGTCTACCAAGCCTTTTTAACTTCTGCCCAAACAACTATCAGTTTATATTGCCAAAATGGTGCCAGTTAGAAGTGAAAAGCTGTAAGAACATGAGGACGACTTTTACCCGTACTCCAGACAGAAGTGTGCTTATAAATGGAGAGGTAATCCAATATtcctgcctttttttttttattatttatttatttattatctgtTCACTAAATTATTGGTAGTAGTATACATATTACTACtactaataattatttgatttataacaCCAAATATCCTATATATGTTGTGCATGTGCTTAATTATAATCAACCTCACTGATAACTGATAAGTACCGTTTGTCTAGTTGGGAGCTTGAGacgaattttattatatatttaaaatgttattattatttgatttatttcctCTTGCGTTGCCAGAACAAATAAATGCTTGTTGGCTTTCGATTTGGTTGTTCAGGTAGCCCAGATCGACGAGCCTACAGGGATTTCAACAATTTCTCCAGTGCTTACCATATGCCCTGCCGACAACGATATAACATGGAGGAcaggttttaacttttaactacacgtaccttttattttatatatataaatatatatatatatatatatatatatatttccttacTTCTTGCTTTGACAAAATAAACTATTGTTATGTTCAATTGATTTAGACCGCAAACGGGATAATAACTCCGAAGATGATATTTTGTGGCTGTTGATTGGATGGATGGAGCTGCTAATTCTGGAGTTGGACTCGCATTAGGTCTCCGAAGATTGTCATCTTTGTATTACACAACTCTTTTgctttctatttattttcttttaacatcGCTATATCGTTAAACTCTAGATACGTTACAAGTTTGTGTGATAATTCTACTTTCCTAGTTCCTTTACACTTTATGCTTTCAGCAACACACgacaacaaac
The Quercus lobata isolate SW786 chromosome 10, ValleyOak3.0 Primary Assembly, whole genome shotgun sequence DNA segment above includes these coding regions:
- the LOC115966063 gene encoding uncharacterized protein LOC115966063, translating into MKFLILHKYELLLGRPIPREVREMILPVDDWNAISFDLMQGLSNLEELKVKNYGGIHEVIKLEGLLTIKGEQDLLLPRLKNMLLIGLHELRCIWKGATKLINLNNLEDLEVIGCKKLTHLFTPALAQSLQKLKSLKIERCDELEHLIVENVEEQVSSESHLQLLCFPKLKRVHVRYCNKLKYLFPMTVADSLLELKILIVKENSQLMEVFTHEGDAGVPKYVTLPQLEFMGLKGLPSLFNFCPNNYQFILPKWCQLEVKSCKNMRTTFTRTPDRSVLINGEVAQIDEPTGISTISPVLTICPADNDITWRTDRKRDNNSEDDILWLLIGWMELLILELDSH